In Nocardia sp. NBC_01327, the genomic stretch GACGAACTCCTGGCGACAGTGCGCACCCGTCCGGTATTGGTCGCCCACTCGCTCGGCACCGAACCCGCCGTGCGCTACGCCCTCCGCCACCCCGATCGCATCTCACGGCTGGTCCTCATCTCACCGGCTTTCCTGCAGTCGCGCGCATCATGGCTGACTCGCTCCCGAATCATCGCGGAGGTGATGAAGCGCCTCCCGGTAGCGAAACTGGCTGAGCAACTGGGTGTTCCGAACAGCCCGGCCATCGAGAGCGCCGCCGCCAACCTGCGCCGCCCCGGCGTTGCCCGCCGCACAGTCGCCGCCCTCGCCGCCGCGAGCGCCCCGAAAAACCGCACCGCGCTCGCCGCTGAATTGGCCCAACTGCGTGTGCCTTTCGAGATCATCGCCGGTTCCGACGATCCGGTGACCACACCCACTACCTACCCGGTGACAATTATCGAAGGCACCGGCCATTACCCCCAATTGACTCATCCCGAGATCGTCGCGGGCTTACTCATCGGCGGTGGAAGTCGTACGGCTCCCTCGGAGGGTGCAGCGACAACCGTCGGGTGACCGGTCATCGCATCGAGTCCCGGCCTACGCTCAGTGGGTGCGTCTGGAGCTGATCACGATCGTGGTCGCGGAGTACGACCCGGCTATCGAATTCTTTGTGCGGGTTCTGGGGTTCGACCTGGTTGAGGATTCTCCGTCATCGACCAACGACGGTAGGCCCAAGCGGTGGGTGGTCGTGAGGCCACCCGGCGCGGTGACTGGAATCCTGCTGGCGCGGGCTGATGGGGAGGCGCAGCGTGCCGTGGTCGGCGATCAGGTCGCTGGGCGGGTGGGGTTCTTTCTGCGGGTCGAGGATTTCGGCGATGCGCACCGCCGAATGACAAGCGCCGGTGTGGAATTTGTGACCGAACCCCGCAATGAGCCGTACGGGCAGCTTGCCGTGTTTCTCGATATCGCCGGCAATCGGTGGGATCTTCTCGGACCGAGGGAAGAACCGGGCGAAGAAGAGCGATGAGTTTCAGGTGGCTGTGGCGTCTGCGTTGTGGATGGGTTTCCTACGGCATGGAGGAGAGTTGTGGCTGAGCAGAGTGCCGATGCGTCGGTGGCGGGTCCCGGGCTGGTCGATGTTGCCGAGGTGACGACGGCCGTTGTTCGTGGCACGGTTCCGCTGTTCGGACTGCGGGACTTCTTCGATACCTCGTTCCGTGTACTGCCGGAGGTGGTCGCCGCACAGGGGGCGGCGATCGGCGGACCGGCGTTCGGGCTGTATCGGGGGGTCTCCGGCGAATCGATCGACCTCGAGGTCGGGTTCGCTGTCGACAGGGCGGTGCGGCCGGAGCGCGGCGTCATCGCCGGGAGTCTGCCCGCGGGCCGGGTTGCCCGCGTTATCCATGCCG encodes the following:
- a CDS encoding VOC family protein, which codes for MRLELITIVVAEYDPAIEFFVRVLGFDLVEDSPSSTNDGRPKRWVVVRPPGAVTGILLARADGEAQRAVVGDQVAGRVGFFLRVEDFGDAHRRMTSAGVEFVTEPRNEPYGQLAVFLDIAGNRWDLLGPREEPGEEER
- a CDS encoding GyrI-like domain-containing protein; amino-acid sequence: MAEQSADASVAGPGLVDVAEVTTAVVRGTVPLFGLRDFFDTSFRVLPEVVAAQGAAIGGPAFGLYRGVSGESIDLEVGFAVDRAVRPERGVIAGSLPAGRVARVIHAGNFDGLSDAWDRLQAWIGEQGSVAGPVRWEVYHTQPTPDMDPSGLRTELNWLLSD